atttatttctttattctaATTACTCTGTCCCCAATTATTTCCAGAAAACGGCTACTTCTCAGCTAACCCATTAAACAAATGTAATTATTAATTATCCATTTAATTAATGATAAAATCATCTACGGTGTAAACAAAGTATCACCATCAATCACAGCCATTGTGATCTTGACGTCTGTGCTGAAACCCCATGTTTAgacttaaatatttaattattccGAGAAATAATCAAAGAGCTAACcctaatataataaaaacaaatagaTGAGATTATTTGGATCCAGAGTTAATCATGTGTATACCATAGAAATATTCAAAGGGGTTATTGAAGTAATATCACCGACTACTTTGAAGAAGTAGTTGAAAAGTTTAACGCGGAAGGTAGTCTGCTTAGGGAAGAAGGTgaccaatatttttatttttatactagaAAAATATGATGTATTTGTCAAAACCCTCTAATATATAGAAAAGGACATTTTACTTACCTTAAGCAACCGACAATTGCCCAACCCTTTGTGGCATTACACGATAAATCAGCGGCTAAATCCAAAATTTACATCAGTAATTGAGGTTATTAAGTTCATCTAATCAAGGACAGGTGTCAGAATCATAGCCCTTACAGGTTACCTACAGCTTTTGTATCCGATCTTTGAAGAAgctgaaaaaataataattagttaaaagtgtaaaaataattaaacgtAACGCATTGCTTAGCTAATCCCACCATGTCATATTATGTGCTTGCATGTATGTAATTATGGATGGGATGCTAATAATtaagaatatataaatataacatatatttatatagtttTGTATCAACAATCTGAAAGAATCAACTTGCGTTATTGTTTTTGTTATTTCGTCTCTTTTTCCGTGCTGGCCACTTCCACTATCGCCTTCCTTTTTATATTCCCTCCCTCTTTTCAGTTCCCTCACTACCAAACTccaagagaaaacaaagaaaagactcttccttttttcctttcttttctgtcCAAGTTTTTTGAGTTTTAAGCCAAGATGAATGCTACCATGTTTAAGGTTTTGATGATGTTGGGTCTTTTGGCCACCGCTTGTATGGCTCAAGCACCAACAGCACCACCCACATCATCCCCACCCACATCTCCACCACCGCCAGCTGCTACTCCAACCCCGACCCCATCCCCAACCCCAACCCCAACCCCAACCCCATCCCCATCCCCATCCCCAACCCCAACCCCATCTGCATCTCCAGCTCCAACCCCATCACCCACCACTTCCCCATCTCCTTCTCCTGAAGCTTCTTCACCTTCTCCTTCAATCGCTTCCCCTCCAGGTCCTACCCCATCAAGTGGACCTGCTCCAGCCTCCGAGCCCACTGCCGACCAAGGCCCTCCTCCCTCTGCCGCCTCCACCAACGGTGTTTTCATTGGTGCAATCGCTCTTGCCGCCACTTTCTTCGCTGCCGTTTTGGCTTAAGAAAGTGAAGTGAAGTCCAGCTTTTTTGGGTTTTGGATCATGATTCTTGAGAATCTTTACTTTCATGCTCTCTTTTGTTCTTTCGAGTAGTGTTTTT
This is a stretch of genomic DNA from Gossypium arboreum isolate Shixiya-1 chromosome 11, ASM2569848v2, whole genome shotgun sequence. It encodes these proteins:
- the LOC108459061 gene encoding classical arabinogalactan protein 4-like, whose amino-acid sequence is MNATMFKVLMMLGLLATACMAQAPTAPPTSSPPTSPPPPAATPTPTPSPTPTPTPTPSPSPSPTPTPSASPAPTPSPTTSPSPSPEASSPSPSIASPPGPTPSSGPAPASEPTADQGPPPSAASTNGVFIGAIALAATFFAAVLA